From Cannabis sativa cultivar Pink pepper isolate KNU-18-1 chromosome 8, ASM2916894v1, whole genome shotgun sequence, a single genomic window includes:
- the LOC115699046 gene encoding L-ascorbate oxidase homolog: MGEYRSICSLLFLALLLSSTHGESPYRFYDWNVTYGDIYPLGVKQRGILINGQFPGPQIESVTNDNLIVSVFNALDEPLLISWNGVQQRRNSWQDGVYGTNCPIPPGQNFTYVLQVKDQIGSYFYFPSLALHKAAGGYGGIRILSRPRIPVPFPPPAGDFTLLAGDWFKQNHTDLKAILDGGHDLPFPDGLLINGRGSNGNTFTVDQGKTYRFRISNVGLTTSINFRIQGHKLLLVEVEGTHSLQNTYDSLDIHLGQSLSVLVTADQPPQDYIMVFSTRFTSQILTSTATLHYSNSAGSVSGAIPGGPTTQIDWSLEQARSFRRNLTASGPRPNPQGSYHYGLINVTHTMRLANSAPIINGKQRYAVNSVSFIPADTPLKLADYFKISGVFSLGSIQDSPTGGGAYLQTVRLFIWAYIKFYWFY, translated from the exons ATGGGTGAGTATAGGAGTATTTGTTCTTTACTATTCTTGGCCCTGCTTTTGAGCTCCACCCATGGAGAAAGCCCGTATAGGTTCTATGACTGGAATGTCACCTATGGTGATATCTATCCTCTTGGAGTAAAACAAAGG GGCATCTTGATAAATGGGCAATTTCCAGGGCCTCAGATTGAGTCGGTTACCAATGACAACCTGATTGTTAGTGTCTTCAATGCCTTGGACGAACCCCTTCTCATCTCCTG GAATGGTGTACAGCAGAGGAGGAACTCATGGCAAGATGGAGTGTATGGTACAAACTGCCCCATTCCACCAGGACAAAATTTCacttatgttcttcaagttaaGGACCAGATTGGCAGCTATTTCTACTTCCCTTCTCTTGCCTTACACAAAGCCGCAGGAGGCTATGGCGGTATCAGAATTCTTAGCCGCCCGAGAATTCCGGTGCCTTTCCCTCCTCCTGCTGGTGATTTCACCCTACTAGCTGGTGACTGGTTCAAGCAAAATCACACA GATTTAAAGGCCATTTTGGATGGTGGGCATGATCTCCCTTTCCCTGATGGGCTTCTTATCAATGGTCGTGGATCAAATGGGAACACATTCACAGTTGACCAAG GCAAGACTTACAGGTTCCGTATATCTAACGTGGGGCTTACAACTTCCATTAACTTCAGAATCCAGGGCCACAAATTGCTTCTTGTTGAGGTAGAAGGCACTCACTCTCTCCAGAACACCTATGATTCTCTTGACATTCATCTGGGGCAATCCTTATCTGTCTTGGTCACAGCCGATCAACCACCTCAAGATTACATAATGGTCTTTTCAACCCGTTTCACCTCTCAAATTCTCACGTCGACCGCCACTCTTCATTACAGCAACTCTGCAGGAAGTGTTTCTGGTGCTATTCCCGGTGGCCCAACAACTCAGATTGATTGGTCCCTTGAGCAAGCCCGATCATTCAG GCGGAATTTGACAGCAAGCGGACCAAGGCCTAATCCACAAGGGTCATACCATTATGGATTGATCAATGTGACACACACAATGAGGCTAGCGAATTCTGCTCCAATAATCAATGGAAAGCAGAGATATGCAGTCAACAGTGTGTCGTTTATTCCAGCTGATACACCACTCAAGCTAGCTGACTACTTCAAAATCTCTGGAGTGTTTTCGCTTGGAAGCATCCAAGACAGCCCCACTGGCGGCGGGGCTTATCTCCAAactgttagactttttatttgggcttacattaaattttattggttttattaa